The proteins below come from a single Verrucomicrobiota bacterium genomic window:
- a CDS encoding serine protease: MNFETRFRTKRVYSGMLKLALPAWAILRESSSRFVVRRRASRSPVMALLWGRRPCLFSAFQHFECADRSESRPPRPSPLARGGLLRCAGAGLSAQIKLRSRKGNFLLGERARVRGIKASFGLARRNLGKTLNRYRLSPCWSTRHPAADLQAPGCTCNWQAGSLPYIIAGLLLAWPLLAQDRPVSPNEQAAKDAPTQEEPAIPKKPLPGRTERLAGVFRKDAPTSTEDLKSIERQVKKLLDRVSPAVVAVRVGMGSGSGVVISEDGLVLTAAHVAVRPGLDVSFVFPDGKTAKGKTLGTNHEIDAGLMRITGSDRWPHVEISDPDQARLGDWVLALGHPGGFDPYRPLVVRLGRIIRLAQNALQTDCTLIAGDSGGPLFDMHGRVVGIHSRISDSTAANFHVPIATYSETWERLARGEIWGDGRPPAQAWVGVWGVDHPEGFRVELVHRGGPGEKAGLQVGDVVTSFNRKGFKGFEAFAKQLSRAKLGEKVTLAVKRGDSEITIDVTVEDRPSGLR, translated from the coding sequence ATGAATTTTGAAACCCGGTTTCGCACGAAGCGCGTCTATAGCGGCATGTTGAAATTGGCGCTCCCTGCATGGGCGATCCTGCGCGAGTCGTCGAGCCGTTTCGTCGTCCGACGACGCGCGTCGCGCTCCCCCGTGATGGCGCTGTTGTGGGGCAGGCGTCCTTGTTTGTTTAGCGCCTTTCAGCATTTTGAATGTGCGGATCGTTCTGAGTCGCGCCCACCCCGGCCCTCTCCCTTGGCGAGAGGGGGTCTTTTGCGCTGCGCTGGAGCAGGCCTTAGCGCCCAGATCAAACTGCGATCACGGAAAGGGAACTTTCTCCTTGGGGAGAGGGCAAGGGTGAGGGGAATCAAGGCGTCCTTTGGTCTGGCGCGAAGGAATCTCGGCAAAACGTTGAACAGATACAGACTTTCCCCCTGCTGGTCCACGCGCCATCCTGCCGCCGACTTACAGGCGCCAGGATGCACTTGCAACTGGCAGGCTGGAAGCCTGCCCTACATTATCGCCGGTTTGTTGCTGGCCTGGCCGTTGCTGGCGCAGGACAGGCCAGTCTCTCCAAACGAGCAGGCCGCGAAGGACGCGCCCACGCAAGAAGAGCCGGCCATCCCCAAGAAACCATTGCCCGGCAGAACCGAACGCCTCGCGGGTGTTTTTCGCAAAGACGCCCCAACTTCGACTGAGGACCTGAAATCAATCGAGCGTCAGGTCAAGAAACTCCTGGATCGTGTATCCCCCGCGGTGGTGGCGGTGCGCGTCGGCATGGGCAGCGGCAGTGGCGTGGTCATCTCCGAGGACGGTTTGGTGCTGACGGCCGCCCATGTCGCCGTGCGGCCCGGCCTGGACGTGAGTTTCGTTTTTCCCGACGGCAAAACGGCCAAAGGCAAAACGCTCGGCACGAACCATGAGATCGACGCCGGCCTCATGAGAATCACCGGCTCGGACCGCTGGCCGCACGTCGAAATCAGCGATCCCGATCAAGCGCGCCTGGGCGATTGGGTGCTGGCGCTGGGACATCCGGGTGGGTTCGATCCGTATCGCCCGCTGGTGGTTCGGCTGGGCCGCATCATTCGGCTGGCTCAGAACGCGCTGCAAACCGATTGCACGTTGATCGCGGGCGATTCCGGCGGGCCGCTGTTCGACATGCACGGCCGTGTGGTCGGCATTCACAGCCGGATCAGCGATTCGACCGCCGCGAACTTCCACGTGCCCATCGCGACTTATTCCGAGACCTGGGAGCGGCTTGCGCGAGGCGAGATTTGGGGTGACGGACGACCGCCGGCGCAGGCGTGGGTCGGCGTCTGGGGCGTCGATCATCCGGAAGGCTTCCGCGTGGAACTGGTCCACCGCGGCGGGCCTGGCGAAAAAGCGGGGCTGCAAGTGGGCGACGTAGTCACGAGCTTCAACCGGAAAGGCTTCAAAGGCTTCGAGGCTTTCGCGAAGCAATTGTCCCGGGCGAAACTCGGGGAGAAAGTGACGCTGGCGGTCAAGCGAGGCGATTCGGAAATCACGATCGATGTGACCGTTGAAGACCGCCCGTCCGGCCTGAGGTAG